The following are encoded in a window of Penaeus vannamei isolate JL-2024 chromosome 17, ASM4276789v1, whole genome shotgun sequence genomic DNA:
- the LOC113821624 gene encoding U-scoloptoxin(01)-Cw1a-like yields MKVLALVAVLVGVAAALPGLRLRRDSSPLRFELPSNASLVLGRINTGFDCAELPYGYYADTSNDCALFHVCLPYIDNDLYITRHFSFMCGEGTMFDQERLVCAFPEEALPCSEAAAFRRSNEYFGRADVNFLEK; encoded by the exons ATGAAGGTTCTTGCTCTCG TCGCTGTGTTGGTGGGCGTGGCCGCCGCCCTTCCCGGCCTCCGTCTGCGTCGCGACTCGTCTCCTCTGCGCTTCGAGCTGCCCTCCAACGCCTCGCTGGTTCTGGGTAGAATCAACACCGGATTCGACTGCGCCGAGCTCCCCTACGGATACTACGCCGACACCAGCAACGACTGCGCCCTGTTCCACGTGTGTCTGCCCTACATCGACAACGACCTCTACATCACCCGCCACTTCTCCTTCATGTGCGGCGAGGGCACCATGTTCGACCAGGAACGTCTCGTGTGCGCCTTCCCCGAGGAGGCCCTTCCCTGCTCCGAGGCCGCCGCCTTCAGGAGGTCCAACGAATACTTCGGCCGCGCCGACGTCAACTTCCTGGAGAAGTAG
- the LOC113821623 gene encoding U-scoloptoxin(01)-Cw1a isoform X2 codes for MKVLALVAVLVGVAAALPGLRLRRDSSPLRFELPSNASLVLGRINTGFDCAELPYGYYADTSNDCALFHVCLPYIDNDLYITRHFSFMCGEGTMFDQERLVCAFPEEALPCSEAAAFRRSNEYFGRADVNFLEK; via the exons ATGAAGGTTCTTGCTCTCG TTGCTGTGTTGGTGGGCGTGGCCGCCGCCCTTCCCGGCCTTCGTCTGCGTCGCGACTCGTCTCCTCTGCGCTTCGAGCTGCCCTCCAACGCCTCGCTGGTTCTGGGTAGAATCAACACCGGATTCGACTGCGCCGAGCTCCCCTACGGATACTACGCCGACACCAGCAACGACTGCGCCCTGTTCCACGTGTGTCTGCCCTACATCGACAATGACCTCTACATCACCCGCCACTTCTCCTTCATGTGCGGCGAGGGCACCATGTTCGACCAGGAACGTCTCGTGTGCGCCTTCCCCGAGGAGGCCCTTCCCTGCTCCGAGGCCGCCGCCTTCAGGAGGTCCAACGAATACTTCGGCCGCGCCGACGTCAACTTCCTGGAGAAGTAG
- the LOC113821623 gene encoding U-scoloptoxin(01)-Cw1a isoform X1: MKVLALAVAVLVGVAAALPGLRLRRDSSPLRFELPSNASLVLGRINTGFDCAELPYGYYADTSNDCALFHVCLPYIDNDLYITRHFSFMCGEGTMFDQERLVCAFPEEALPCSEAAAFRRSNEYFGRADVNFLEK; encoded by the exons ATGAAGGTTCTTGCTCTCG CAGTTGCTGTGTTGGTGGGCGTGGCCGCCGCCCTTCCCGGCCTTCGTCTGCGTCGCGACTCGTCTCCTCTGCGCTTCGAGCTGCCCTCCAACGCCTCGCTGGTTCTGGGTAGAATCAACACCGGATTCGACTGCGCCGAGCTCCCCTACGGATACTACGCCGACACCAGCAACGACTGCGCCCTGTTCCACGTGTGTCTGCCCTACATCGACAATGACCTCTACATCACCCGCCACTTCTCCTTCATGTGCGGCGAGGGCACCATGTTCGACCAGGAACGTCTCGTGTGCGCCTTCCCCGAGGAGGCCCTTCCCTGCTCCGAGGCCGCCGCCTTCAGGAGGTCCAACGAATACTTCGGCCGCGCCGACGTCAACTTCCTGGAGAAGTAG